A region of Lycium barbarum isolate Lr01 chromosome 3, ASM1917538v2, whole genome shotgun sequence DNA encodes the following proteins:
- the LOC132632879 gene encoding UDP-glucose 6-dehydrogenase 5-like isoform X1, whose protein sequence is MDHVETTGALSFILPEKMVKICCIGAGYVGGPTMAVIALKCPLIEVAVVDISVSRITAWNSDQLPIYEPGLDDVVKQCRGKNLFFSTEVEKHVSEADIIFVSVNTPTKTRGLGAGKAADLTYWESAARMIADVSKNDKIVVEKSTVPVKTAEAIEKILTHNSKGINYQILSNPEFLAEGTAIQDLFHPDRVLIGGRDTPEGQKAIQTLKEVYAHWVPEDRIICTNLWSAELSKLAANAFLAQRISSVNAMSALCEATGADVTQVSNAVGKDTRIGPKFLNASVGFGGSCFQKDILNLVYICECNGLTEVANYWKQVIKVNDYQKNRFVNRMVASMFNTVSGKKVAVLGFAFKKDTGDTRETPAIDVCKGLLGDNARLSIYDPQVTQEQIQRDLSMKKFDWDHPTHLQPMSPAGVKQVNVVWDAYEATKDAHGVCILTEWDEFKTLDFKRIYDNMQKPAFVFDGRNVVDAEKLREIGFIVYSIGKPLDAWLKDMPAVA, encoded by the exons ATGGACCATGTGGAGACTACTGGAGCATTAA GTTTCATACTGCCGGAAAAGATGGTGAAGATCTGTTGCATCGGAGCGGGATATGTTGGTGGACCAACTATGGCAGTCATTGCCCTAAAATGTCCCTTAATTGAAGTGGCTGTTGTTGATATCTCTGTTTCCCGAATCACAGCCTGGAATAGCGATCAGCTGCCTATCTATGAGCCTGGCCTTGATGACGTAGTGAAACAATGCAGAGGAAAGAATCTTTTCTTCAGCACTGAAGTAGAGAAACATGTCTCGGAAGCTGACATCATCTTTGTGTCGGTTAACACCCCAACGAAAACTCGAGGACTTGGGGCTGGAAAAGCTGCTGACCTTACATACTGGGAGAGTGCTGCTCGAATGATAGCAGATGTATCCAAGAACGATAAGATAGTTGTTGAGAAATCAACTGTTCCGGTTAAAACAGCTGAAGCAATTGAGAAAATTCTCACGCATAACAGCAAGGGAATTAACTATCAGATCCTTTCGAACCCCGAATTTCTTGCTGAGGGAACTGCAATTCAGGATCTTTTTCATCCAGATCGCGTTCTAATTGGAGGAAGAGACACCCCTGAAGGGCAAAAGGCAATCCAGACCCTAAAAGAAGTTTATGCACATTGGGTGCCCGAAGACAGAATCATCTGCACCAATCTCTGGTCAGCCGAGCTGTCAAAGCTCGCTGCCAATGCCTTCTTGGCTCAGAGGATTTCATCTGTTAATGCCATGTCAGCACTTTGTGAAGCTACTGGAGCTGATGTTACACAGGTGTCTAATGCTGTTGGTAAGGACACCCGAATTGGACCAAAATTCCTCAATGCCAGTGTTGGTTTTGGTGGTTCTTGTTTTCAGAAGGATATCCTTAACTTGGTTTACATATGTGAATGCAATGGCCTCACAGAAGTTGCCAATTACTGGAAACAAGTAATTAAGGTGAATGACTACCAAAAGAACCGCTTTGTTAACCGAATGGTTGCCTCAATGTTTAACACAGTTTCTGGAAAGAAGGTTGCTGTTCTTGGATTTGCCTTCAAGAAAGACACAGGTGACACTAGGGAAACTCCTGCAATTGATGTCTGCAAAGGCTTGTTGGGAGACAATGCTCGCTTGAGCATATACGATCCACAG GTCACTCAGGAACAAATACAGAGGGATCTCTCCATGAAAAAGTTCGACTGGGATCATCCAACTCACCTCCAGCCAATGAGCCCTGCTGGAGTGAAGCAAGTTAATGTGGTCTGGGATGCTTATGAGGCAACAAAAGATGCCCACGGTGTCTGTATTCTCACTGAGTGGGATGAATTCAAAACGCTTGATTTCAAGAGGATTTATGACAACATGCAAAAGCCTGCATTCGTGTTTGATGGGAGGAACGTTGTTGATGCAGAGAAGCTCAGAGAAATCGGGTTCATTGTCTACTCCATTGGGAAACCTTTGGATGCATGGCTCAAGGATATGCCAGCTGTGGCATAA
- the LOC132632879 gene encoding UDP-glucose 6-dehydrogenase 5-like isoform X2, which translates to MVKICCIGAGYVGGPTMAVIALKCPLIEVAVVDISVSRITAWNSDQLPIYEPGLDDVVKQCRGKNLFFSTEVEKHVSEADIIFVSVNTPTKTRGLGAGKAADLTYWESAARMIADVSKNDKIVVEKSTVPVKTAEAIEKILTHNSKGINYQILSNPEFLAEGTAIQDLFHPDRVLIGGRDTPEGQKAIQTLKEVYAHWVPEDRIICTNLWSAELSKLAANAFLAQRISSVNAMSALCEATGADVTQVSNAVGKDTRIGPKFLNASVGFGGSCFQKDILNLVYICECNGLTEVANYWKQVIKVNDYQKNRFVNRMVASMFNTVSGKKVAVLGFAFKKDTGDTRETPAIDVCKGLLGDNARLSIYDPQVTQEQIQRDLSMKKFDWDHPTHLQPMSPAGVKQVNVVWDAYEATKDAHGVCILTEWDEFKTLDFKRIYDNMQKPAFVFDGRNVVDAEKLREIGFIVYSIGKPLDAWLKDMPAVA; encoded by the exons ATGGTGAAGATCTGTTGCATCGGAGCGGGATATGTTGGTGGACCAACTATGGCAGTCATTGCCCTAAAATGTCCCTTAATTGAAGTGGCTGTTGTTGATATCTCTGTTTCCCGAATCACAGCCTGGAATAGCGATCAGCTGCCTATCTATGAGCCTGGCCTTGATGACGTAGTGAAACAATGCAGAGGAAAGAATCTTTTCTTCAGCACTGAAGTAGAGAAACATGTCTCGGAAGCTGACATCATCTTTGTGTCGGTTAACACCCCAACGAAAACTCGAGGACTTGGGGCTGGAAAAGCTGCTGACCTTACATACTGGGAGAGTGCTGCTCGAATGATAGCAGATGTATCCAAGAACGATAAGATAGTTGTTGAGAAATCAACTGTTCCGGTTAAAACAGCTGAAGCAATTGAGAAAATTCTCACGCATAACAGCAAGGGAATTAACTATCAGATCCTTTCGAACCCCGAATTTCTTGCTGAGGGAACTGCAATTCAGGATCTTTTTCATCCAGATCGCGTTCTAATTGGAGGAAGAGACACCCCTGAAGGGCAAAAGGCAATCCAGACCCTAAAAGAAGTTTATGCACATTGGGTGCCCGAAGACAGAATCATCTGCACCAATCTCTGGTCAGCCGAGCTGTCAAAGCTCGCTGCCAATGCCTTCTTGGCTCAGAGGATTTCATCTGTTAATGCCATGTCAGCACTTTGTGAAGCTACTGGAGCTGATGTTACACAGGTGTCTAATGCTGTTGGTAAGGACACCCGAATTGGACCAAAATTCCTCAATGCCAGTGTTGGTTTTGGTGGTTCTTGTTTTCAGAAGGATATCCTTAACTTGGTTTACATATGTGAATGCAATGGCCTCACAGAAGTTGCCAATTACTGGAAACAAGTAATTAAGGTGAATGACTACCAAAAGAACCGCTTTGTTAACCGAATGGTTGCCTCAATGTTTAACACAGTTTCTGGAAAGAAGGTTGCTGTTCTTGGATTTGCCTTCAAGAAAGACACAGGTGACACTAGGGAAACTCCTGCAATTGATGTCTGCAAAGGCTTGTTGGGAGACAATGCTCGCTTGAGCATATACGATCCACAG GTCACTCAGGAACAAATACAGAGGGATCTCTCCATGAAAAAGTTCGACTGGGATCATCCAACTCACCTCCAGCCAATGAGCCCTGCTGGAGTGAAGCAAGTTAATGTGGTCTGGGATGCTTATGAGGCAACAAAAGATGCCCACGGTGTCTGTATTCTCACTGAGTGGGATGAATTCAAAACGCTTGATTTCAAGAGGATTTATGACAACATGCAAAAGCCTGCATTCGTGTTTGATGGGAGGAACGTTGTTGATGCAGAGAAGCTCAGAGAAATCGGGTTCATTGTCTACTCCATTGGGAAACCTTTGGATGCATGGCTCAAGGATATGCCAGCTGTGGCATAA